The following coding sequences lie in one Pirellulales bacterium genomic window:
- a CDS encoding PEP-CTERM sorting domain-containing protein — translation MNVTIARHGKCAALSALCLAAMLCVSSATEVARAATIASWTFETSAPATAGPFSPEVGSGSALGSHAGSTVYSAPAGNSSVHSFSSTAWSVGDYYQFKVSTTGFAQVQLSWDQASSNTGPRDFVLQYSTNGTTFTPFGSPFAVLTNGAPNTPWTSVSGTPNPAYTITENLSSLTALTNAATVYFRITDNSTVSANGGAVGSGGTDRVDNFTVTATGVPEPGSIVLAVMGASGLFMAFRRRGR, via the coding sequence ATGAATGTGACAATTGCGAGACACGGAAAATGTGCGGCGCTGTCGGCTTTGTGCCTGGCTGCGATGTTGTGTGTATCGTCCGCGACCGAGGTTGCCCGCGCTGCAACCATTGCGTCGTGGACGTTCGAAACCTCGGCTCCCGCGACGGCGGGACCATTTTCTCCCGAGGTGGGAAGCGGGTCGGCTCTCGGCTCGCACGCAGGGAGTACGGTCTATAGTGCTCCGGCTGGCAACAGCAGCGTACACTCCTTCAGCTCGACCGCTTGGAGCGTGGGGGACTACTACCAATTCAAGGTGAGCACCACCGGCTTTGCGCAAGTGCAGCTCAGTTGGGACCAGGCCTCGAGCAATACGGGCCCACGCGACTTTGTGCTGCAATACAGTACGAACGGCACCACGTTTACGCCGTTCGGAAGTCCCTTCGCGGTGCTGACCAACGGCGCTCCGAACACGCCTTGGACCTCGGTATCGGGCACGCCGAACCCGGCGTACACGATTACCGAGAACCTGTCATCGTTGACGGCCTTGACCAATGCAGCGACCGTCTATTTCCGAATCACGGACAATAGCACGGTGTCCGCCAATGGTGGGGCTGTCGGCTCGGGCGGAACAGACCGCGTTGACAACTTTACCGTCACTGCCACGGGCGTTCCAGAGCCGGGAAGCATCGTGCTGGCGGTCATGGGTGCCTCTGGGCTCTTCATGGCGTTTCGTCGCCGCGGCCGTTAA